In the genome of Alphaproteobacteria bacterium, the window GATAGCTGGAAACTCTTGTTGCGCTTCGCTAATCTGTCGCCGTGATGATACGAATTTTCTTTGTTGCGCTGGTCCTGGCGCTTGCTGTTGCCCAATCCGGCCACGCCGCGGACGAGGCCTGGGCGGCTATCGAACGTGGCAATCTCGACACCGCCATCGCCGTTTGGCGACCGCGGGCGGCGCGAGGCGATGTCAACGCCATGCTCGGACTGGCACACGTTGCCGCGATGCAAAATGATGATGCGGCTGCCGCAGAATGGTACCGTCAGGCCGCCGTGCGCGGCAACGGGGAGGGCTGCGTGCTGCTCGCCAGCGCCTATTTGGAAGGACGCGGCGTGCCTCGTGATCCGGTGCGCGCTTACGCCTGGTACGACTTGGCGGCGCGCCGTGGCCATGCCAACGCGGCGCAGGCACGGGATTTTGCCGCCGAGTGGCTTAGCCCGGAGCAGGTTGGCTTGGCCCGCTCGATGATCGTCAGATGGCATGAGGACGATTTCGCCAGCGCCCGCTAGGTGCCCTTCATGAGCGGCCATTTGAGCCTCCTAGCCGCCGATATAA includes:
- a CDS encoding tetratricopeptide repeat protein — encoded protein: MIRIFFVALVLALAVAQSGHAADEAWAAIERGNLDTAIAVWRPRAARGDVNAMLGLAHVAAMQNDDAAAAEWYRQAAVRGNGEGCVLLASAYLEGRGVPRDPVRAYAWYDLAARRGHANAAQARDFAAEWLSPEQVGLARSMIVRWHEDDFASAR